One stretch of Glycine soja cultivar W05 chromosome 7, ASM419377v2, whole genome shotgun sequence DNA includes these proteins:
- the LOC114418039 gene encoding chaperone protein dnaJ 8, chloroplastic, with the protein MAAATAGVVGGNGSSASWMRFKGKERKQTKMNKSRISCSYSSSVMDPYKTLRIQRGASESEVRKAFRQLALQYHPDVCRGSNCGVQFHEINEAYDIVMANLRGESNATESYEAYYDAGIDEPLRGMNDPDWDMWEEWMGWEGAGIRDYSSHINPYI; encoded by the exons ATGGCTGCTGCAACTGCTGGAGTTGTTGGTGGAAATGGTTCGTCTGCTTCTTGGATGCGATTCAAAGGCAAGGAAAGGAAGCAAACCAAGATGAACAAGTCAAGGATTAGTTGCTCTTATTCTTCTTCTGTGATGGATCCTTACAAGACCTTAAGAATACAACGCGGTGCCTCTGAATCTGAGGTCAGGAAGGCTTTCAGGCAGCTTGCTCTGCAG TACCATCCAGACGTGTGCAGAGGGAGCAATTGTGGGGTGCAGTTTCACGAAATCAACGAGGCTTATGAT ATTGTGATGGCCAACTTAAGAGGAGAATCAAATGCGACAGAATCGTATGAGGCTTATTATGATGCTGGAATTGATGAGCCACTGAGGGGAATGAACGATCCAGATTGGGACATGTGGGAGGAGTGGATGGGGTGGGAAGGAGCAGGAATCCGTGACTACTCGTCTCATATTAATCCTTACatttga
- the LOC114418040 gene encoding uncharacterized protein LOC114418040, which translates to MNSDTKANSNVGGGSRSRLNHYLYSGDKKHVFVGLTLITAVFTVPWFLMNRGTKHQSHQDYLEKADKARSQRLSSSSASAK; encoded by the exons ATGAACAGCGACACAAAAGCCAACAGCAACGTTGGAGGGGGATCCAGATCGAGGTTGAATCACTACCTCTATAGCGGTGACAAGAAACATGTCTTCGTTGGTTTAACTCTCATCACCGCTGTCTTTACCGTCCCATGGTTCCTTATGAACAGAG GGACCAAACACCAATCTCATCAAGATTACTTGGAAAAAGCTGATAAAGCAAGGAGCCAAAGACTCTCATCCAGTTCTGCTTCTGCCAAATGA